Within Actinoplanes sp. L3-i22, the genomic segment TGTACGCCTTCGGATCGACAATCTGGTCGAACCGGTAGAAAGCCGTCCCCAGCGAGCCGAGGTGGTACGTCGCGGCGACCTTGCGGCCGACCAGCTGACCACCGGACAGATCGCCCAGATAGCGCACATAGTGGTGCGCCACGAAGTGCCCCGGCGAGGTGTAGCAGAACTCGCGCAGCCGCTCCGCGTACCGCCGGGTGGCCTCGACCGGCTCGACGTGCGCTTCCCAGTTCGGGCCGTACAGGTGGGCCAGATCGGACTCCAGCGCGGCGACCCGGGACAGGGCCGGGTCGGCGAAGTCCCCCGCGACCGGGTTGTCGCGCATGGCGAGCGCCGCGGCCTCCAACTCCCGGTAGACGATCAGGTACTGCGCGGTGAGCGCGGCGAACCCGGCGATCGGGACGGTGCCACCCATCA encodes:
- a CDS encoding heme oxygenase (biliverdin-producing) gives rise to the protein MTGFAARIRKATMSEHRDAETRSFIARLMGGTVPIAGFAALTAQYLIVYRELEAAALAMRDNPVAGDFADPALSRVAALESDLAHLYGPNWEAHVEPVEATRRYAERLREFCYTSPGHFVAHHYVRYLGDLSGGQLVGRKVAATYHLGSLGTAFYRFDQIVDPKAYKTVYRARLDALDLPDAELDTLVAESQLAFTLNAAVFQELGTTYPEDLVAAA